The proteins below come from a single Ruegeria sp. SCSIO 43209 genomic window:
- a CDS encoding DUF2306 domain-containing protein, translated as MAEGSKSTKKGGHNSSARAGSKLGPKATKIVPRVSVIKASCTYQVNHCHRLFGYAWALLMAGTAFTAVFMHQTRLWGSYSPIHLLIPVTLVSLFLASKAARQGDINRHKVLMISLFALALVVTGLFTLLPGRVMNTTLFGAVHI; from the coding sequence ATGGCCGAAGGCTCAAAGTCTACGAAAAAAGGAGGGCACAACTCATCAGCCCGCGCTGGCAGCAAGCTTGGTCCAAAAGCTACAAAGATCGTGCCGCGCGTCTCAGTCATTAAGGCATCATGCACCTATCAGGTGAACCACTGTCATCGGCTGTTCGGATATGCTTGGGCCTTACTTATGGCGGGAACGGCGTTTACCGCAGTTTTCATGCACCAGACACGGTTATGGGGGAGCTACTCTCCCATCCACCTGTTGATTCCGGTTACACTTGTTAGCCTTTTTCTGGCGAGCAAGGCGGCACGTCAGGGAGACATCAACCGTCACAAGGTGCTTATGATATCCCTATTTGCTTTGGCGCTTGTGGTAACGGGCTTGTTCACGCTGTTACCTGGCCGCGTCATGAACACTACACTTTTTGGTGCTGTTCATATCTGA
- a CDS encoding aspartate aminotransferase family protein, with translation MIEHPLHTDWNFDSTAARRDRFYAASLTRFTPFREPIVFQKGQGQYLWDTDGRKYTDLLGMNVCISVGHSHPRVVAAAMEQAQELTHCTTMFYHPTPAHLAEELAATMPKGHDWVVHLTNSGSEAIDLAMTMARTFTGNLDLLALRTAYHGPTAAAQSVTGISGWRHPGMPGNVAFVADPNQYRGIFGPGTAPYLDEITHTINAATSGQVAGILVESVQGYGGIHQMPPGYMSGAAERVRAAGGLYIADEVQSGFGRTGDHFWGFEADGVVPDIIVMAKGLGNGFPIGAVVAKKHIAEPMAEKFMFHTYGANPTSAAAARAVLAVMRDEGLQENAKTVGAKLLERLNDLKAKHKAIGDVRGHGLMLALEFVIDRDSKTPDKTMTSEVFEACRAQGIILSKSGPFQQCLRMVPPLCLSMEDVDQVTTSLDQALGDAAIQI, from the coding sequence ATGATCGAACATCCCCTGCATACCGATTGGAACTTTGACAGTACCGCCGCGCGGCGTGATCGGTTCTATGCAGCCTCACTGACCCGTTTCACACCGTTCCGGGAACCAATCGTATTTCAGAAGGGGCAAGGTCAGTATTTGTGGGATACGGACGGGCGGAAATACACGGACCTTCTGGGAATGAACGTCTGCATCTCTGTCGGCCATTCGCATCCCCGGGTCGTCGCCGCAGCGATGGAACAGGCGCAAGAACTCACCCATTGTACGACCATGTTCTATCACCCGACGCCTGCGCATTTGGCAGAGGAACTTGCTGCCACAATGCCAAAAGGTCATGATTGGGTGGTGCATCTTACCAATTCGGGGTCTGAGGCCATCGACCTGGCCATGACAATGGCGCGGACCTTCACCGGCAATCTTGATTTGCTCGCTTTGAGGACCGCCTATCATGGACCGACCGCTGCAGCGCAATCAGTCACGGGTATTTCTGGGTGGCGACACCCGGGCATGCCCGGCAACGTGGCTTTTGTCGCTGATCCGAACCAGTATCGCGGCATTTTTGGCCCCGGCACTGCGCCTTATCTTGATGAGATCACCCACACGATCAATGCCGCTACATCCGGCCAGGTGGCCGGGATTTTGGTTGAGAGTGTGCAAGGTTATGGCGGTATCCACCAGATGCCGCCGGGATACATGTCGGGGGCGGCGGAACGAGTACGCGCAGCAGGTGGGCTCTATATCGCGGATGAAGTTCAATCCGGTTTCGGCCGCACTGGCGATCACTTCTGGGGGTTTGAGGCGGACGGCGTGGTTCCCGATATAATTGTTATGGCTAAAGGTTTGGGCAATGGCTTTCCTATCGGCGCCGTTGTGGCCAAGAAACATATCGCAGAGCCAATGGCCGAGAAGTTCATGTTCCACACCTATGGAGCGAACCCGACCTCTGCTGCCGCCGCGCGTGCCGTCCTTGCGGTAATGCGCGATGAGGGTTTGCAAGAGAACGCAAAGACCGTTGGTGCAAAGCTGTTGGAGCGCCTGAACGATCTGAAAGCCAAGCATAAGGCCATCGGAGATGTTCGAGGCCACGGTCTGATGCTGGCACTGGAATTCGTGATCGACCGCGACAGCAAAACACCTGACAAGACGATGACGTCCGAGGTCTTCGAGGCTTGCCGCGCACAAGGAATTATCTTATCGAAATCCGGTCCGTTCCAGCAATGCCTACGCATGGTGCCCCCGCTTTGCCTGTCTATGGAGGATGTGGATCAAGTCACAACGAGTCTAGATCAGGCGCTAGGCGATGCGGCGATTCAGATATGA
- a CDS encoding FAD-binding domain-containing protein produces the protein MQIRRMTELFPELITLPETVDFSPTRAGGLKRLEKFVTRAGQDYARTRSYDFGTERRNNVSVLSPWLRHRLLTEEEVLTRVLASHSPDTAEKFVQEVFWRAYFKGWLEQRPSVWSHYQRDLMDALNSLDNDTSLASRHTDAVSGNTGIDCFDHWAKELVGTGYLHNHARIWFASIWIFTLRLPWQLGADLFLRHLIDGDPASNTLSWRWVAGLHTKGKTYLARPDNIAKYTEGRFRPTGLAKFAEPLTEPVEHPRVSFPILQMQPKEPFLLLVSEDDMTGASIMPVPPVAVVGLLATHGRSPNPVGFIPVNFAKEAMNSVLSDHEVRAQSADDWSLPIIEAAQSAGVRRIATAYAPIGPVRSRLDRAEPILREAGLTLERLIRPYDAVSWPHAKAGFFGLKKKIPNVLSQLNFIAVTK, from the coding sequence ATGCAGATCCGCCGCATGACTGAACTGTTCCCGGAACTTATTACTTTACCCGAGACCGTCGATTTCAGCCCGACGCGCGCGGGTGGCCTTAAACGGCTAGAGAAATTCGTGACGCGCGCTGGACAGGACTATGCTCGCACGCGGAGCTACGATTTTGGGACCGAGCGGCGCAACAATGTATCAGTCTTGTCACCATGGCTCCGCCATCGCTTGTTGACCGAAGAGGAGGTGCTTACACGGGTATTGGCGTCGCACAGTCCCGACACTGCTGAGAAGTTTGTACAAGAAGTTTTTTGGCGGGCTTACTTCAAAGGTTGGCTGGAACAAAGACCAAGCGTCTGGTCACACTATCAACGCGACCTGATGGACGCGCTTAACTCACTTGATAACGACACGTCATTGGCAAGCCGCCATACTGATGCAGTGTCAGGCAATACCGGCATAGACTGCTTTGATCATTGGGCAAAAGAACTCGTGGGCACCGGTTATCTGCATAACCATGCGCGGATTTGGTTTGCCTCAATCTGGATATTCACCTTGCGTCTGCCTTGGCAGTTGGGCGCTGACTTGTTTTTGCGACATCTGATTGATGGTGATCCGGCGTCGAACACATTGAGCTGGCGATGGGTCGCGGGCTTGCACACGAAAGGCAAGACCTACCTCGCCCGACCTGACAACATCGCCAAATATACCGAAGGCCGATTTCGCCCCACTGGATTGGCCAAGTTCGCAGAACCGCTGACCGAACCGGTAGAACACCCACGTGTTTCTTTTCCAATCCTTCAAATGCAGCCGAAAGAGCCATTTCTATTGCTAGTAAGCGAGGATGACATGACCGGTGCATCCATCATGCCCGTACCGCCCGTTGCAGTGGTAGGACTTTTGGCAACCCACGGTCGCTCCCCTAATCCGGTTGGATTTATCCCGGTGAATTTTGCAAAAGAAGCAATGAACAGCGTTTTGTCAGACCATGAAGTGCGTGCGCAATCTGCCGATGATTGGAGTCTGCCAATAATTGAAGCTGCGCAAAGTGCAGGAGTAAGAAGAATTGCGACTGCTTATGCGCCAATAGGTCCGGTACGGTCCAGGTTAGATCGTGCTGAGCCTATTTTGCGTGAAGCAGGCCTGACGCTGGAACGGTTAATTCGCCCTTATGACGCTGTCTCATGGCCCCACGCGAAGGCGGGATTTTTCGGACTAAAGAAAAAGATACCGAACGTTCTGAGCCAGTTGAATTTTATCGCTGTAACGAAGTGA
- a CDS encoding DUF2256 domain-containing protein, producing the protein MKMRKKANLPQKICSVCQRPFVWRKKWEKVWDEVKYCSNKCRSAA; encoded by the coding sequence ATGAAGATGCGAAAAAAAGCGAATCTACCACAGAAAATCTGCTCAGTCTGTCAGCGTCCGTTTGTTTGGCGCAAGAAATGGGAAAAGGTCTGGGATGAGGTTAAGTACTGCTCAAATAAATGCAGATCCGCCGCATGA
- a CDS encoding cryptochrome/photolyase family protein: MSTAALLLPNQLFAQHPSLTPQPDKVVLFEDPLFFGDPIYPANMHKQKLWLHRSSMARYRDDLIRQGFDATIWPYEREAGSCLRLFQNLQELGVDQVNMVDPVDFIAEKRLSAAAGITNITINLQPSPGFLNTQDYNLAWSTGRKRWFMAEFYKSQRRRLNVLMNGDQPVGGQWSYDEDNRKKVPKALLKSLPWIDWPTHDAIDQTAKDSVLAEFPDALGTLDRLYYPTFHKEAANWLNQFLERRFDRFGDYEDAIVEGESWLWHAVLTPALNIGLLTPKQVLNTTLAHAYRRNVPLNSVEGFIRQIIGWREFMRATYDDLGVKMRTTNHWNHRRTMPVAFYDASTGIDPLDDTIRRVLKTGYCHHIERLMVLGGFMFLCEIDPDDVYRWFMEMFVDSYDWVMVPNAYAMSQHADGGLITTKPYFSGSNYIRKMSHWGKGPWADIWDGLYWRFILKHAGTLASNPRWAMMCRTAERMSSDVKDKHVTTAEAFLQRIT; the protein is encoded by the coding sequence TTGTCAACCGCTGCCCTGCTGCTCCCTAACCAACTGTTTGCCCAACATCCCAGTCTGACTCCCCAGCCGGACAAAGTGGTGCTCTTTGAAGACCCTCTATTCTTTGGCGACCCGATCTATCCCGCCAACATGCACAAGCAAAAGCTTTGGCTGCACCGGTCATCGATGGCCCGATATCGCGACGATCTGATTAGGCAGGGTTTCGACGCGACGATCTGGCCCTATGAACGGGAGGCGGGTTCGTGTTTGCGGTTATTTCAGAACCTGCAAGAACTCGGCGTCGATCAAGTGAACATGGTCGATCCTGTCGATTTTATCGCCGAAAAACGCCTAAGTGCGGCGGCGGGTATTACAAACATCACAATCAACTTACAGCCGTCCCCAGGCTTCTTGAACACACAAGACTATAACCTGGCTTGGTCGACCGGCAGAAAGCGCTGGTTCATGGCGGAGTTCTACAAAAGCCAACGCCGCCGTTTGAACGTGCTGATGAATGGCGATCAACCGGTGGGCGGGCAGTGGAGCTATGACGAAGACAATCGAAAGAAAGTCCCCAAAGCGCTGCTCAAAAGCCTGCCTTGGATTGATTGGCCGACCCATGATGCAATTGATCAAACGGCAAAAGACAGCGTTCTTGCCGAGTTTCCGGACGCTCTGGGGACACTGGATCGTCTTTATTACCCAACATTCCACAAAGAAGCGGCCAACTGGCTAAATCAGTTTTTGGAACGGCGCTTTGATCGGTTTGGCGATTATGAGGATGCCATTGTCGAAGGCGAAAGCTGGCTTTGGCACGCTGTCCTGACGCCCGCATTGAACATTGGACTTTTGACGCCGAAACAAGTCTTGAATACCACGCTCGCCCATGCCTATCGCAGAAATGTTCCGCTGAATTCGGTGGAAGGGTTCATCCGCCAGATCATCGGATGGCGTGAATTTATGCGGGCGACCTATGATGACCTAGGCGTAAAGATGCGGACCACAAATCACTGGAACCATCGCCGCACTATGCCAGTCGCATTCTACGACGCCAGCACCGGGATCGATCCGCTGGACGACACGATCCGCAGGGTGCTTAAAACCGGGTATTGCCACCACATCGAGCGGCTTATGGTTCTGGGTGGCTTCATGTTCCTTTGCGAGATCGATCCTGACGATGTTTACCGCTGGTTCATGGAGATGTTCGTGGACAGCTATGATTGGGTCATGGTTCCCAACGCCTATGCCATGAGCCAGCACGCTGACGGCGGGCTGATCACAACGAAGCCCTATTTTTCCGGCTCAAACTACATCCGCAAAATGAGCCATTGGGGCAAAGGGCCGTGGGCCGACATATGGGACGGTCTGTATTGGCGCTTCATCCTGAAACACGCGGGCACGCTTGCCAGCAATCCAAGATGGGCAATGATGTGCCGCACGGCTGAGCGCATGTCCTCGGATGTCAAAGACAAGCACGTCACGACCGCCGAAGCCTTTCTGCAGCGGATAACCTGA
- a CDS encoding FAD-dependent oxidoreductase, with product MSTVTKAQVVIIGGGAMGVSLMYHLVKVGWTDVLLVEKNDLTHGSTWHAAGLCTHFAHNPTIQELRATSVRLYRDILPQETGRDCGFHTTGAMRITRNPDRMDEFRHVAGLSDFTGYPLEVLAPERIAELHPLARLDGLLGGIYEPDDGHVDPTLATNAMAEVARQGGAQIWRNCPVTAIRRDGDHWLIDTPKGTVEAVHVVNAAGTWGWEIGQMMGLNIPSVPVLHQYLVTDTVPVVEDRITQGLPELPIIRDPEESWYVRQERDGLILGPYEKEAQVWSVDGVPPEFGADLLPPDLDRVEDIIEAAMARIPALETGGIKSVINGPITFTPDANPLIGPAHGLQNAWLLTGSSMGVMEGGGAGWFLAHWMTHGAPPMDALAVDSRRFGSWADRDYRVAKAIECFGLQFGVHYPHEERPAGRGLRLSQLHELMVERGAVMGAAHGWERPNWFTDTPGAEAIETFRRANWFDAVAAEVDAATNRVAMADLSVFSKFDVTGPDVAAFLEALGSNRAPEPGRIGLTHVLTPAGGVLSELTVTRLAEDHAYLTCAAAAEEIDLDQLIKAAAAFEVTVTNRCEDLAVIGVMGPKSPDVLPQLTSMPWLTAQATEIAGIPVRALRVSYLGECGWELHVTRNQAVALFTKLEETAQPHGLGFYGAYAANSMRLEKGYRAWGSDLTTERSPLDAGLTPFVRKDLRNTLRQEWDMVLLEIEAGEVDPFYAHTLWHREHPVGIITSGAYGHRTGKVLALAYLRDPTARENLTVSILGQHRRATILPRPPYDPDNTRLKAGAAK from the coding sequence ATGAGCACCGTGACCAAGGCACAGGTTGTCATCATCGGCGGCGGCGCGATGGGCGTCTCGCTGATGTATCATCTGGTCAAAGTGGGTTGGACGGATGTGCTGCTGGTGGAGAAGAACGACCTCACCCATGGCTCAACCTGGCATGCAGCGGGCCTGTGTACCCATTTCGCGCACAATCCGACGATTCAGGAACTGCGTGCCACGTCCGTGCGACTCTATCGGGATATTTTGCCACAGGAGACGGGCCGTGACTGCGGGTTTCACACCACTGGCGCAATGCGGATCACGCGCAACCCGGACCGGATGGATGAGTTTCGCCATGTCGCAGGCCTGTCGGATTTCACGGGCTATCCGCTGGAAGTCCTGGCACCCGAACGCATCGCCGAGTTGCATCCGCTGGCAAGACTCGACGGTCTGTTGGGCGGAATCTATGAACCCGATGACGGCCACGTCGATCCCACGCTTGCCACCAACGCCATGGCTGAGGTGGCACGCCAGGGCGGCGCGCAGATCTGGCGCAACTGCCCAGTAACCGCGATCCGGCGCGATGGCGACCATTGGTTGATCGACACGCCCAAAGGCACGGTTGAGGCGGTACATGTAGTCAACGCGGCTGGCACTTGGGGATGGGAAATCGGCCAAATGATGGGGCTGAACATCCCCTCTGTCCCGGTGCTACACCAATATCTGGTAACCGATACTGTACCGGTCGTGGAAGACCGGATTACTCAGGGGCTGCCTGAACTGCCGATCATCCGCGACCCCGAAGAAAGCTGGTATGTCCGGCAAGAACGCGATGGGCTGATCCTTGGACCTTACGAAAAAGAGGCACAGGTCTGGTCCGTGGATGGCGTCCCGCCCGAATTTGGTGCGGACTTGCTGCCGCCTGACCTAGACCGGGTAGAAGATATCATCGAGGCGGCCATGGCACGCATTCCAGCGCTGGAAACTGGGGGCATCAAATCGGTCATCAACGGCCCCATCACCTTTACCCCCGACGCCAACCCGCTGATTGGTCCGGCGCATGGGTTGCAAAACGCGTGGTTGCTGACCGGCTCGTCCATGGGTGTGATGGAGGGCGGCGGCGCGGGCTGGTTCCTCGCGCATTGGATGACCCATGGCGCGCCGCCTATGGATGCGCTGGCAGTGGATAGTCGCCGCTTCGGGTCCTGGGCAGATCGCGACTATCGCGTGGCCAAAGCCATTGAGTGTTTCGGCTTACAATTTGGTGTCCACTATCCCCACGAGGAACGACCCGCAGGTCGTGGCCTGCGTCTGTCTCAATTGCATGAGCTGATGGTCGAACGGGGTGCGGTCATGGGAGCGGCCCATGGCTGGGAACGGCCAAACTGGTTCACCGATACACCCGGCGCAGAGGCGATTGAAACCTTCCGCCGCGCCAATTGGTTCGATGCAGTGGCCGCCGAGGTCGATGCCGCCACCAACCGCGTTGCGATGGCCGATCTTTCGGTGTTCTCGAAATTCGATGTCACCGGGCCGGATGTGGCGGCGTTCCTTGAGGCGCTCGGATCCAACCGCGCGCCAGAACCGGGGCGCATCGGCCTGACCCATGTGCTAACACCAGCAGGCGGGGTATTGTCGGAGCTCACCGTCACCAGATTGGCCGAGGATCATGCCTACCTGACCTGCGCGGCTGCGGCCGAGGAAATCGACTTGGATCAGTTGATCAAGGCAGCGGCGGCGTTCGAGGTCACCGTTACCAACCGCTGCGAAGATCTGGCCGTGATCGGTGTCATGGGCCCGAAATCACCCGATGTGTTGCCCCAACTCACCAGCATGCCGTGGCTCACCGCGCAGGCAACCGAGATCGCTGGTATCCCCGTGCGAGCCCTGCGCGTGTCCTACCTTGGGGAATGCGGGTGGGAGCTGCATGTTACGCGCAATCAGGCCGTTGCGCTTTTCACCAAACTGGAAGAGACCGCCCAACCCCATGGCCTTGGCTTTTATGGCGCCTATGCCGCCAACTCGATGCGGCTGGAAAAGGGCTATCGCGCTTGGGGAAGCGACCTGACAACGGAACGCAGCCCGCTAGACGCCGGCCTTACACCCTTTGTCCGCAAAGACTTGCGCAACACCCTGCGTCAAGAATGGGACATGGTTCTGCTGGAGATTGAGGCAGGCGAAGTCGATCCGTTCTATGCCCACACGCTTTGGCATCGGGAGCACCCGGTTGGGATCATCACCTCCGGTGCTTATGGCCATCGCACCGGCAAAGTGCTCGCACTGGCGTACCTGCGCGACCCAACTGCACGCGAAAACTTGACCGTTTCCATCCTAGGGCAGCACAGGCGGGCAACCATTCTGCCGCGTCCTCCATATGACCCTGACAATACCCGTTTGAAAGCTGGAGCCGCCAAATGA
- a CDS encoding FAD-dependent oxidoreductase codes for MSRILIIGGGAIGLSVAYHLGKRGADDVTLLERNQLTSGTSWHAAGIVGPLRATPNMTVLASAALEVFPALEQETGMSTGYRRTGGYWLAREPARMDEFHRIADLGATQGLTPAMIAARDVPLPVLDLSKHVGALHVPEDANVNPVDLCMAYARAAKTLGVTIREGVEVERLITENRKAKGVALADGTTMEADQVVIATGAWSRELAATAGVALPLQAVEHMYVVTEPFPDLPDPFPVIRDLDRGIYIKGDAGKLVIGGFEPNAKCWNPYGPEGNRPFLEMAEDWDQFAPFMEAALELCPALEHLGVQHFMNGPESFTADTRPLVGETDVDRLFVGAGMNSVGVMSSAGIGRALADWMVDGQPPMNMWEVDVARVDPLTATPAHLEARMEEAVADLFNLHWPYKQPKAGRGMLRSALHDRWAALGAQFGQTAGWERGLWYGEAQAYSIGAQGWWPITQNEAASMAKGTALIDLSPFTKIDVTGPRVLDALNQLCTAQMDVAIGKAVYTQILNDRGGIEMDITVSRLADSRFHITSGAATRARDFAFLRRNLADGVTLTDVTEEFCTLGVMGAGSGPVLQKLDAGVAWANAPMGQVCEFKVEGQSARATRVSFVGEYGWELTLPNAVAVRVFDALIAAGAAPLGHYALDGCRIEKGFKHWGHDIDPTVTPLEAGLGFTIDWNKDFTGKAALQEQKEQGTRKRLVLMQIEGSALMLHDEPIFEEGRHVGFTTSGARGPRTGLNLCFALVSTDPSEAKAQTCARSFTVKVAGKNYAATPLQRPPFDPKNERMRGQ; via the coding sequence ATGAGCCGCATTTTGATCATTGGCGGCGGCGCAATTGGCCTTAGCGTAGCCTATCATCTTGGGAAACGCGGCGCAGATGATGTCACGTTGCTGGAGCGCAACCAGTTGACGTCGGGCACCTCCTGGCATGCGGCGGGGATTGTTGGCCCCTTGCGCGCGACGCCCAATATGACGGTACTTGCCTCTGCCGCGCTTGAGGTCTTTCCGGCGCTGGAGCAAGAGACAGGCATGTCCACCGGATATCGACGCACCGGGGGTTATTGGCTGGCGCGCGAACCGGCGCGCATGGACGAATTTCACCGGATTGCTGACCTCGGCGCGACGCAAGGGTTAACGCCAGCGATGATCGCTGCGCGCGATGTTCCGCTGCCCGTGCTCGATCTTTCAAAACATGTCGGCGCATTGCATGTGCCGGAAGACGCCAATGTGAACCCGGTCGACCTATGTATGGCCTATGCTCGTGCCGCCAAGACCCTCGGTGTAACGATCCGTGAAGGCGTCGAGGTCGAAAGGCTGATCACCGAAAACAGGAAAGCAAAGGGCGTGGCACTTGCTGACGGCACCACTATGGAAGCGGACCAGGTGGTCATCGCGACAGGAGCCTGGTCGCGAGAGCTGGCTGCGACTGCCGGGGTCGCGCTACCGCTCCAGGCGGTTGAGCATATGTACGTTGTGACCGAACCCTTCCCCGATCTGCCCGACCCTTTCCCAGTGATCCGCGATCTGGATCGAGGCATCTATATCAAGGGCGATGCCGGAAAATTGGTGATTGGCGGATTTGAACCCAATGCCAAATGCTGGAACCCATACGGGCCAGAAGGCAACCGACCTTTCCTTGAGATGGCAGAAGACTGGGATCAGTTTGCCCCTTTTATGGAGGCGGCTTTGGAGCTTTGCCCCGCGTTGGAGCACTTAGGCGTGCAGCATTTCATGAACGGCCCCGAGAGCTTTACCGCCGACACACGCCCACTAGTCGGGGAAACTGACGTTGATCGTCTGTTTGTCGGCGCAGGCATGAACTCGGTGGGTGTTATGTCCTCGGCCGGGATCGGACGCGCCTTGGCCGATTGGATGGTCGATGGCCAACCGCCAATGAACATGTGGGAGGTGGATGTCGCCCGGGTCGACCCACTTACGGCAACGCCCGCGCATTTGGAAGCACGGATGGAAGAGGCCGTCGCGGACCTCTTCAACCTGCATTGGCCTTACAAACAGCCCAAGGCCGGGCGCGGGATGCTTAGGTCCGCACTGCATGATCGATGGGCTGCCCTTGGGGCGCAGTTTGGACAAACCGCCGGGTGGGAGCGAGGGCTTTGGTATGGCGAGGCGCAGGCGTATTCTATTGGCGCTCAAGGATGGTGGCCGATTACCCAAAACGAAGCTGCGTCTATGGCCAAGGGCACGGCCCTGATCGACCTCAGCCCCTTTACCAAGATAGACGTCACGGGGCCGCGTGTTCTTGACGCGCTGAACCAGCTTTGTACCGCGCAGATGGACGTCGCTATCGGCAAAGCAGTTTACACCCAAATCCTGAACGACCGTGGCGGGATCGAGATGGATATCACCGTCTCTCGTCTCGCCGACAGCCGTTTCCATATCACATCGGGTGCCGCGACCCGTGCTCGTGACTTTGCGTTCCTGCGACGCAATCTGGCCGATGGCGTGACGCTGACGGATGTGACCGAGGAGTTTTGCACACTTGGTGTCATGGGCGCAGGCAGTGGCCCGGTGCTGCAGAAACTGGATGCCGGGGTCGCATGGGCAAATGCGCCAATGGGTCAGGTGTGCGAATTTAAGGTCGAAGGCCAAAGTGCGCGCGCCACCCGCGTAAGCTTTGTCGGTGAATACGGCTGGGAATTAACCCTTCCCAATGCTGTCGCAGTGCGCGTTTTCGACGCGCTCATCGCTGCAGGCGCTGCGCCGCTTGGGCACTATGCGCTTGATGGCTGCCGGATCGAAAAGGGCTTCAAACACTGGGGCCATGACATTGATCCGACCGTCACACCTTTGGAAGCGGGGCTTGGCTTTACCATCGACTGGAATAAGGACTTCACCGGCAAGGCAGCTTTGCAGGAACAAAAGGAACAGGGCACCCGCAAACGTCTTGTCCTGATGCAAATCGAAGGTTCGGCGTTGATGCTGCACGATGAACCCATCTTTGAAGAGGGTCGACATGTCGGGTTCACAACCTCCGGCGCGCGTGGACCTCGCACCGGGCTGAACCTTTGCTTTGCTCTTGTGTCCACCGACCCAAGTGAGGCGAAAGCTCAAACTTGCGCACGTAGTTTCACGGTAAAGGTCGCTGGCAAAAACTATGCTGCCACCCCGTTGCAGCGCCCGCCCTTTGACCCGAAAAATGAAAGGATGCGTGGACAATGA
- a CDS encoding FAD-binding domain-containing protein, with product MREVKQATDRQRRSLPANARNWRKSLRSYSSRLHWHCHFIQKLEDEPRMESENLNPLYDGLRPREPHADLRSTWSRGETGYPFFDACMRSFSATGWLNFRMRAMVTATASYHLWLDWWARGLHLTRMFSDYEPGIHCSQVQMQSGTTGINTVRTYNPVKQGCDQDPHEQFIRKWVPELAAISDPYIHEPWTAPNAGQIIGFAYPARVFDHMAAVKAARERVWRVRRGDEFRDGSKKIMSKHTSRKSGKRTLKRTGSTEDLAQLSLPRGDAE from the coding sequence CGATCATATTCCAGCCGGCTCCATTGGCATTGCCACTTTATTCAAAAGCTTGAGGACGAACCGCGGATGGAGTCGGAGAATTTAAATCCGCTCTACGATGGTCTTCGTCCTCGGGAGCCCCACGCGGATTTACGTTCCACATGGTCAAGGGGGGAAACGGGGTATCCGTTTTTTGATGCCTGCATGCGGTCATTTTCAGCGACTGGGTGGCTGAATTTTCGGATGCGGGCAATGGTGACGGCCACGGCTAGCTATCACCTCTGGCTTGATTGGTGGGCTCGGGGTTTGCATTTGACGCGGATGTTTTCGGATTACGAGCCGGGTATTCATTGTAGCCAAGTGCAGATGCAATCGGGAACCACGGGCATCAATACGGTGCGCACCTACAATCCAGTGAAACAGGGGTGCGATCAGGACCCGCATGAGCAGTTCATTCGAAAATGGGTGCCCGAATTGGCGGCGATCTCTGACCCGTACATCCATGAACCTTGGACGGCACCGAACGCAGGGCAGATCATAGGCTTTGCCTATCCTGCACGCGTCTTTGATCATATGGCGGCCGTCAAAGCCGCGCGCGAAAGGGTCTGGAGGGTCCGCAGAGGCGATGAATTCCGCGATGGATCCAAAAAGATCATGTCAAAACACACCAGCAGAAAATCCGGTAAAAGAACACTTAAACGCACAGGATCGACAGAGGATCTAGCACAGCTCAGTCTACCACGCGGAGACGCCGAATGA